One genomic window of Pseudomonas aeruginosa includes the following:
- the kdsA gene encoding 3-deoxy-8-phosphooctulonate synthase codes for MAQKIVRVGDIQIGNDLPFVLFGGMNVLESRDLAMQVCEEYVRVTEKLGIPYVFKASFDKANRSSIHSFRGPGLEEGMKIFEEIKKTFKVPVITDVHEPFQAQPVAEVCDIIQLPAFLSRQTDLVVAMARTNAVINIKKAQFLAPQEMKHILTKCEEAGNDRLILCERGSSFGYNNLVVDMLGFGIMKQFEYPVFFDVTHALQMPGGRADSAGGRRAQVTDLAKAGLSQKLAGLFLEAHPDPEHAKCDGPCALRLNKLEAFLSQLKQLDELIKSFPAIETA; via the coding sequence ATGGCACAGAAGATCGTTCGCGTCGGCGATATCCAGATCGGCAACGACCTGCCGTTCGTGCTGTTCGGCGGCATGAACGTGCTGGAGTCGCGCGACCTGGCCATGCAGGTCTGCGAAGAATACGTACGGGTTACCGAGAAACTCGGTATCCCCTATGTGTTCAAGGCCAGCTTCGACAAGGCCAACCGTTCCTCGATCCACTCGTTCCGTGGTCCGGGCCTGGAAGAGGGAATGAAGATCTTCGAAGAGATCAAGAAGACCTTCAAGGTACCGGTCATCACCGATGTCCACGAGCCGTTCCAGGCCCAGCCGGTGGCCGAGGTCTGCGACATCATCCAGCTGCCGGCCTTCCTCTCGCGACAGACCGACCTGGTGGTGGCGATGGCCAGGACCAACGCGGTGATCAATATCAAAAAGGCCCAGTTCCTCGCGCCCCAGGAGATGAAGCACATCCTGACCAAGTGCGAGGAAGCCGGTAACGACCGCCTGATCCTCTGCGAGCGCGGCTCCTCCTTCGGTTACAACAACCTGGTGGTCGACATGCTCGGCTTCGGCATCATGAAGCAGTTCGAGTACCCGGTATTCTTCGACGTCACCCACGCCCTGCAGATGCCTGGCGGTCGCGCGGACTCCGCCGGCGGCCGGCGCGCCCAGGTCACCGACCTGGCCAAGGCCGGGCTCAGCCAGAAGCTCGCCGGGCTGTTCCTCGAGGCCCATCCGGACCCCGAGCACGCCAAGTGCGACGGTCCGTGCGCGCTGCGCCTGAACAAACTCGAAGCCTTCCTGTCCCAGCTCAAGCAACTGGACGAGCTGATCAAGAGCTTTCCTGCAATCGAGACTGCCTAG
- a CDS encoding CTP synthase has protein sequence MTRYIFVTGGVVSSLGKGIASASLAAILEARGLKITMLKLDPYINVDPGTMSPFQHGEVFVTQDGAETDLDLGHYERFVRTTMTQNNNFTTGRVYMDVLRKERRGDYLGATVQVIPHITDEIKRRIIKGAGDADVALVEIGGTVGDIESQPFLEAIRQLRVEIGAKRAMLMHLTLVPYIATAGETKTKPTQHSVKELRSIGLQPDVLVCRSDHPIDVSSRRKIALFTNVEERAVIALEDVDTIYRIPSVLHAQGLDDIVVERFGLECGQADLSEWDRVVDAKLNPEREVTIAMVGKYMELLDAYKSLIEAMTHAGIQSRTKVNLRYIDSEDIEQQGTSLLEGVDAILVPGGFGLRGVEGKISTVQYARENKIPYLGICLGMQVAVIEYARNVLGWSDANSTEFDKSSGHPVVGLITEWQDATGATEIRTEASDLGGTMRLGAQECQLQTGTLVHDCYAKDVIVERHRHRYEVNNNLLPQLEQAGLKISGRSGDGALVEVVEAPEHPWFVACQFHPEFTSTPRDGHPLFSGFVNAALKYSGKA, from the coding sequence ATGACGCGCTACATCTTCGTCACGGGTGGTGTTGTTTCTTCATTGGGGAAAGGCATCGCTTCGGCTTCTCTGGCTGCGATCTTGGAAGCGCGTGGCCTGAAGATCACGATGCTCAAGCTGGACCCTTACATCAACGTGGACCCGGGCACCATGAGCCCGTTCCAGCACGGTGAGGTCTTCGTGACCCAGGACGGCGCCGAGACCGACCTGGACCTGGGCCATTACGAGCGCTTCGTTCGTACCACCATGACCCAGAACAACAACTTCACCACCGGCCGCGTCTACATGGACGTGTTGCGCAAGGAACGCCGCGGCGACTACCTGGGCGCCACCGTGCAGGTGATCCCGCACATCACCGACGAGATCAAGCGGCGCATCATCAAGGGCGCCGGCGATGCCGACGTCGCCCTGGTGGAGATCGGTGGCACCGTCGGCGACATCGAGTCGCAGCCGTTCCTCGAGGCGATCCGCCAACTGCGCGTCGAGATCGGCGCCAAGCGCGCGATGCTGATGCACCTGACCCTGGTCCCGTACATCGCCACCGCCGGCGAGACCAAGACCAAGCCGACCCAGCACTCGGTCAAGGAGCTGCGCTCCATCGGCCTGCAACCGGACGTGCTGGTCTGCCGTTCCGACCACCCGATCGACGTCTCCTCGCGGCGCAAGATCGCGCTCTTCACCAACGTCGAGGAGCGCGCGGTGATCGCCCTGGAAGACGTCGACACCATCTACCGCATCCCGTCGGTGCTGCATGCCCAGGGCCTGGACGACATCGTCGTCGAGCGCTTCGGCCTGGAGTGCGGGCAGGCCGACCTGTCCGAATGGGACCGGGTGGTCGATGCCAAGCTCAACCCCGAGCGTGAAGTCACCATCGCCATGGTCGGCAAGTACATGGAACTGCTGGACGCGTACAAGTCGCTGATCGAGGCGATGACCCACGCCGGCATCCAGAGCCGCACCAAGGTCAACCTGCGCTACATCGACTCCGAAGACATCGAGCAGCAGGGCACCAGCCTGCTGGAAGGCGTCGACGCCATCCTGGTCCCGGGCGGCTTCGGCCTGCGCGGCGTGGAAGGCAAGATCAGCACCGTGCAGTACGCCCGCGAGAACAAGATCCCCTACCTGGGCATCTGCCTGGGCATGCAGGTCGCGGTCATCGAATACGCCCGCAACGTGCTCGGCTGGAGCGACGCCAACTCCACCGAGTTCGACAAGTCCAGCGGCCATCCGGTGGTCGGCCTGATCACCGAATGGCAGGACGCGACCGGCGCCACCGAGATCCGCACCGAAGCTTCCGACCTGGGCGGCACCATGCGCCTGGGCGCCCAGGAGTGCCAGCTGCAGACCGGCACCCTGGTGCACGACTGCTATGCCAAGGACGTGATCGTCGAGCGCCATCGCCATCGCTACGAAGTGAACAACAACCTGCTGCCGCAACTGGAGCAGGCCGGCCTGAAGATTTCCGGCCGCTCCGGCGACGGCGCCCTGGTGGAAGTGGTCGAGGCCCCGGAGCATCCGTGGTTCGTCGCCTGCCAGTTCCACCCGGAGTTCACCTCCACACCGCGTGATGGCCACCCGCTGTTCAGCGGTTTCGTCAACGCCGCGCTGAAATATTCCGGGAAGGCCTGA